One part of the Blastocatellia bacterium genome encodes these proteins:
- a CDS encoding TonB-dependent siderophore receptor, producing the protein MLWFSRRFAKLFFIVMATGIILGQAHAESPEFTLRGKVLDPDQAPIAGAQITATPDGSPSSYSTVSNTFGEFSLLLKPGHYTVHIFANGFEETAKAISLATGATEYLEIGLQIAAPHDTITIVGTDYLEPAISSATRTLTALRDTPQSITVVTREQIKDQQMLSLGDVVRYVPGVTVHQGENNRDQIIFRGNSSSADFFLNGVRDDVQYYRDLYNLDAVEILRGPNAMIFGRGGGGGVINRVSKEAGFAPLREVTLLGGGYGNKRVAVDLDQPISGRMAFRLNAMYENSGSFRDFVNLERYGISPTMTLMPNERTKVTLSYENFRDHRTADRGIPSFQGKPVAVDIATFFGNPDESRVRALVNLGTAAIEHQRGRLNIRNRAQFGGYDRFYQNFVPGQVTADQMQAALTAYNNATERLNIFNQTDLTYSLSTGNVRHTLLGGVEVGRQLTDNFRNTGFFNNTVTSIFVPLSDPTVRMPMTFRQNATDADNHLKVNVAATYAQDQIELSRYIQVIAGLRFDRFDLQYHNRRNDDHLRRTDHLVSPRAGVIFKPVTPISVYGNYSVSYLPSSGDQFSSLTMITQQVKPEKFSNYEIGLKWDITRALSLTTAGYRLNRNNTRATDPNDPTRIIQTGSQRTNGYEIGLNGNMTRAWRIAGGYAFQDAFITRDTVAARAGAQVAQVPHQTFSLWNNYQILARLSAGLGLIRRSDMFAAVDNKVTLPGYTRADAAVFFRLTEKLRLQANVENLLDKRYYLNADSNTNISPGAARTLRVGLTARF; encoded by the coding sequence ATGCTATGGTTTTCTCGCCGATTCGCTAAGTTGTTCTTTATCGTCATGGCCACAGGGATCATTCTGGGGCAGGCTCACGCCGAGTCGCCCGAGTTCACCCTGCGAGGGAAAGTGCTTGACCCGGATCAAGCGCCTATCGCCGGGGCACAGATCACCGCCACCCCCGATGGAAGCCCGTCGAGCTATTCAACCGTCTCCAATACCTTTGGGGAGTTCTCGCTATTGCTTAAACCCGGCCACTATACCGTCCATATTTTCGCCAACGGGTTTGAAGAAACCGCGAAAGCCATTAGCCTCGCGACGGGAGCGACAGAATACCTGGAGATCGGTTTACAGATCGCCGCGCCCCACGACACCATCACGATTGTCGGTACGGATTACCTGGAGCCCGCGATCAGCAGCGCGACCCGAACACTGACAGCGCTGCGCGATACTCCACAATCGATCACGGTCGTGACGCGCGAGCAGATCAAAGACCAGCAGATGTTGAGCCTCGGCGACGTCGTTCGCTATGTGCCCGGCGTCACCGTCCATCAAGGCGAAAACAATCGCGACCAGATCATTTTTCGCGGCAACAGTTCGTCGGCTGATTTCTTCCTCAACGGCGTGCGCGATGATGTGCAATATTACCGTGACCTTTACAACCTCGATGCGGTCGAAATCCTGCGCGGCCCCAATGCCATGATCTTCGGGCGCGGCGGCGGCGGCGGGGTCATCAACCGCGTCAGCAAGGAAGCCGGCTTTGCGCCGTTGCGCGAAGTGACGCTGCTCGGCGGCGGCTATGGCAATAAACGGGTAGCAGTTGATCTTGACCAGCCAATCAGCGGCCGGATGGCCTTTCGCCTGAACGCGATGTATGAAAACTCCGGCAGCTTTCGGGATTTCGTCAATCTCGAACGCTATGGCATCAGCCCGACTATGACCTTGATGCCGAACGAGCGGACGAAAGTCACGCTGAGCTACGAGAACTTTCGCGATCACCGCACAGCGGATCGCGGCATCCCCTCGTTTCAGGGAAAGCCGGTCGCTGTCGACATCGCGACCTTTTTCGGCAATCCCGACGAAAGCCGCGTGCGCGCCCTCGTCAACCTGGGGACCGCCGCTATCGAGCATCAGCGAGGCAGGCTGAATATCCGCAATCGCGCACAGTTTGGCGGCTATGACCGGTTTTATCAGAATTTCGTCCCCGGCCAGGTGACAGCGGATCAGATGCAAGCAGCACTCACGGCATACAACAACGCCACCGAGCGCTTGAACATCTTCAATCAGACGGACCTGACCTATTCCCTGTCTACAGGAAATGTCCGTCACACGCTGCTCGGAGGCGTCGAAGTCGGTCGCCAGCTAACCGACAACTTTCGCAACACAGGTTTTTTCAATAACACGGTCACATCGATCTTCGTGCCGCTTTCCGACCCGACGGTACGTATGCCTATGACCTTTCGACAGAACGCAACGGATGCAGACAACCACTTGAAGGTGAACGTGGCCGCCACCTACGCGCAGGATCAGATCGAGCTTTCTCGTTACATTCAAGTGATCGCCGGGTTGCGGTTCGACCGTTTTGACTTGCAGTATCACAACCGCCGCAACGACGATCACCTGCGCCGCACTGATCATCTAGTCTCGCCACGGGCGGGCGTCATATTCAAGCCGGTCACGCCGATCTCTGTCTATGGCAATTACAGCGTCTCGTACTTGCCCAGTTCAGGCGATCAATTCTCGTCACTGACGATGATCACCCAGCAGGTCAAGCCGGAAAAGTTCAGTAATTATGAAATTGGCCTTAAGTGGGATATTACGCGGGCGCTGTCGTTGACAACGGCAGGTTATCGTCTGAATCGCAACAACACGCGGGCGACGGACCCCAACGACCCGACGCGCATCATACAGACCGGCAGCCAGCGAACCAATGGGTATGAGATTGGCTTGAACGGGAATATGACGCGGGCATGGAGAATCGCCGGCGGCTATGCCTTCCAAGACGCCTTCATCACCCGTGATACGGTCGCGGCGCGGGCCGGCGCGCAAGTCGCTCAGGTGCCGCATCAGACTTTCTCGCTTTGGAACAACTATCAGATTCTGGCAAGACTGAGCGCAGGTCTGGGTCTGATTCGCCGGTCAGACATGTTTGCGGCGGTTGACAACAAGGTGACACTGCCGGGTTACACACGGGCAGACGCGGCGGTCTTCTTCAGGCTGACAGAGAAGCTACGCCTCCAGGCGAACGTTGAGAACCTTCTGGATAAGCGCTATTACCTGAACGCCGACAGCAATACGAACATCTCGCCCGGCGCTGCGCGAACACTCCGCGTTGGATTGACGGCGAGATTCTAA
- a CDS encoding NADPH:quinone reductase, whose amino-acid sequence MKAIRVHEFGGPEVMRLEEVPDLEAGPHQVVVRIRAVGVNPVDTYIRAGVYARKPALPYTPGSDAAGDVVAIGEGVRRFKTGDRVYTSGTLTGAYAEQALCDENQVHRLAVRVSYQQGAAVNVPYATAYRALFQRAQAQPGEAVLVHGASGGVGTGAVQLARAAGFTVIGTGGTERGRELVKENGAHHVLDHSAADYLDQLMQLTDGRGVDVILEMLANVNLAKDLTVLAPRGRVVVIGNRGTIEINPRDAMGRDATILGMSLFNASERELAIIHAALVAGLERGTLNPVAGQELPIAEAARAHQEVMKPGAYGKIVLMP is encoded by the coding sequence ATGAAAGCGATCAGAGTCCATGAATTCGGCGGCCCGGAGGTAATGAGGCTTGAAGAAGTGCCAGACCTTGAGGCGGGGCCTCATCAAGTCGTCGTGCGCATCCGCGCCGTTGGCGTTAACCCGGTTGACACCTATATCCGCGCCGGGGTGTATGCGCGCAAGCCGGCGCTGCCTTACACGCCGGGAAGCGATGCCGCGGGTGACGTGGTGGCTATCGGTGAAGGCGTGCGTCGCTTCAAGACCGGCGACCGGGTTTACACTTCCGGCACGCTCACAGGCGCTTATGCCGAGCAGGCGCTCTGCGATGAGAATCAAGTTCACCGATTGGCCGTGCGTGTCAGTTACCAGCAGGGCGCGGCGGTCAACGTACCCTATGCGACGGCATATCGGGCGCTGTTTCAGCGGGCTCAAGCGCAGCCGGGCGAGGCGGTACTCGTGCATGGCGCGTCGGGTGGCGTCGGCACGGGCGCCGTGCAACTGGCTCGTGCAGCCGGTTTCACGGTCATCGGCACGGGCGGCACGGAGCGCGGACGCGAACTGGTCAAAGAGAACGGCGCACACCATGTGCTCGACCATAGCGCCGCTGATTATCTCGATCAGTTGATGCAGCTCACCGACGGCCGCGGCGTTGACGTGATTCTTGAGATGCTTGCCAACGTCAATCTTGCCAAAGACCTCACGGTGCTGGCGCCACGCGGGCGCGTTGTCGTCATCGGCAACCGCGGGACGATTGAGATCAACCCGCGCGACGCGATGGGCCGCGACGCGACGATCCTCGGCATGTCTCTCTTCAACGCCTCGGAGCGCGAGCTGGCAATCATCCATGCGGCGCTCGTCGCGGGGCTTGAAAGGGGAACGCTCAACCCGGTCGCCGGCCAGGAATTGCCGATTGCCGAGGCCGCTCGCGCTCATCAAGAAGTGATGAAGCCGGGCGCTTACGGCAAGATCGTGCTTATGCCTTAG
- the holB gene encoding DNA polymerase III subunit delta', with translation MPFSSLVGNERVKRLLKRAVVEDRIRQGLIFAGPRGVGKHQFALALAQALNCRRPIAGDACGVCDQCIKITAREHIDVFTIYRESKDPLARKDSKSQFIKIEQMRDMAREAQYRPRDGRRRVFIIDEAEWLRVEAANAILKTLEEPPATTQLVLVTAKPYALLQTIRSRCQMVSFAPLSAADLEAFLNENYKRPAGENRLLARLARGSIGRALEIDLGVYREQRSMMMDLLEAAMVARDTIKLMQAAEHLAKKLEREEFERHLDALLVLLADVFHLKLGDNDKALTNADIAPRLEGLAEVATLEQITDWAERIERVMQGLTRNLNRQLAMEEMFLAV, from the coding sequence ATGCCTTTTTCGTCACTCGTCGGCAATGAGCGCGTCAAACGGCTGCTCAAGCGCGCCGTCGTCGAAGACCGCATACGCCAGGGGTTGATCTTTGCAGGGCCGCGCGGCGTCGGCAAGCATCAGTTCGCGCTCGCCCTGGCGCAGGCGTTGAACTGCCGCCGACCGATTGCTGGCGACGCCTGCGGCGTCTGCGATCAGTGCATCAAGATCACGGCGCGCGAGCATATCGATGTGTTCACCATCTACCGCGAAAGCAAAGACCCGCTGGCCAGGAAGGACAGCAAGAGTCAGTTCATCAAGATTGAGCAGATGCGCGACATGGCACGAGAGGCGCAGTATCGCCCCCGCGATGGTCGCCGCCGTGTGTTTATCATTGATGAAGCTGAATGGCTACGCGTCGAAGCCGCGAACGCGATTCTAAAAACACTCGAAGAGCCGCCGGCGACGACGCAACTCGTCCTGGTAACGGCGAAGCCTTACGCGCTGTTACAGACCATCCGCTCGCGCTGTCAAATGGTGAGCTTTGCGCCACTCAGCGCCGCCGACCTTGAAGCCTTTTTGAATGAGAATTACAAACGCCCGGCTGGCGAGAACCGACTGCTGGCACGGCTGGCGCGCGGCAGCATTGGGCGGGCGCTCGAAATTGACCTTGGCGTCTATCGCGAGCAGCGCTCGATGATGATGGATCTGCTCGAAGCCGCCATGGTTGCGCGCGACACGATCAAGCTGATGCAGGCGGCAGAGCATCTGGCGAAGAAGCTTGAGCGCGAAGAGTTCGAGCGCCACCTCGACGCGCTGCTGGTGTTGCTCGCAGACGTGTTTCACTTGAAACTCGGCGATAACGACAAGGCGCTGACCAACGCCGACATCGCGCCGCGCCTTGAAGGGCTCGCCGAGGTCGCAACGCTTGAACAGATCACCGATTGGGCTGAGCGCATCGAGCGGGTCATGCAGGGCCTGACCCGAAACCTCAACCGCCAGCTTGCGATGGAAGAGATGTTTTTGGCGGTGTGA